A stretch of Ipomoea triloba cultivar NCNSP0323 chromosome 13, ASM357664v1 DNA encodes these proteins:
- the LOC116001189 gene encoding uncharacterized protein LOC116001189, which produces METFNLRLNPSKCAFAVQTGKFLGFMMTGRGIEPNPEKVRAIMEMQPPRSVKDVQRLTGRLAALSRFLSKSAEKSIPFFQILKKSNGFEWTPACQSAFDDLKAYLSSSPVLSKPEKDETLSIYLAVFDRAVSSVLVREETKGVHKPIYYVSKALQGPELRYTKFEKTVFALWVTARKLAAYFQAHPVVVLTDQPLGTILRNPTSSGRLIKWAMMLTQFAIEYRPRPAIKAQALADFIVECTARDPEPDRSTALEEPWWEASTDGSSSKKGCGGGVVLTSPEGFKIYQALIFKFRPTNNEAEYEALLGGVRLARQMKADRLRLRSDSRLVIGQLSGTIEAKEERMIQYKDVALELLQQFDKYELIQVPRTENTDADMLSKLTQEAPEYVSKIARIEEIGSPSIDVIEVRPVEISEPDWMYDLKNYIANGTLPDDTTRAKKVRLRAPRFQLIDGKLYKRSYGGPLLRCLTNDEAKIVIEEVHEGICSAHQGPRTLAQKIILLGYYWPSINLDCEQYVRRCATCQEFHRLPGRPATYYQPISEVIPFARWGVDLIGAFPMAVGRKKYVIVAIDYFTKWVEAEH; this is translated from the coding sequence ATGGAAACTTTCAACCTGCGTTTGAACCCAAGTAAGTGTGCTTTTGCTGTCCAGACAGGAAAATTCTTAgggttcatgatgacggggCGGGGGATCGAGCCAAACCCCGAGAAAGTTAGAGCGATCATGGAGATGCAACCCCCCCGGTCGGTCAAAGACGTTCAACGACTGACCGGTCGACTAGCAGCACTCAGTCGTTTCCTGTCTAAATCAGCTGAGAAATCTATACCTTTCTTTCAAATATTGAAGAAGTCTAATGGGTTCGAATGGACACCAGCATGTCAATCGGCGTTCGACGACCTGAAGGCTTACTTGAGTTCATCACCAGTTTTGTCCAAGCCGGAGAAAGATGAGACACTCTCCATCTACTTGGCAGTTTTTGACCGGGCGGTCAGTTCAGTGCTCGTACGGGAGGAAACCAAGGGAGTCCATAAGCCGATCTATTATGTCAGTAAGGCTCTCCAAGGACCAGAGTTGCGATACACCAAGTTTGAGAAGACCGTATTTGCACTCTGGGTGACCGCCAGGAAACTTGCAGCCTACTTTCAAGCCCACCCGGTTGTAGTTTTGACCGACCAACCACTTGGAACGATTCTCAGAAATCCAACGTCGTCGGGGCGGCTgatcaaatgggccatgatgctTACCCAGTTTGCGATTGAGTATAGGCCGCGCCCTGCCATCAAAGCTCAAGCGTTGGCGGACTTCATTGTTGAGTGTACCGCGCGGGACCCGGAGCCCGACCGCTCGACTGCCTTGGAGGAACCATGGTGGGAAGCCTCAACTGACGGGTCGTCCAGCAAGAAAGGATGCGGCGGAGGAGTCGTGCTTACATCTCCTGAAGGTTTCAAAATTTATCAAGCTTTGATCTTTAAGTTCCGACCCACCAACAACGAAGCAGAGTATGAAGCACTCTTAGGCGGAGTACGGTTGGCTAGGCAGATGAAGGCCGACCGACTGAGGTTACGGTCGGATTCCCGGTTGGTGATCGGTCAACTATCTGGAACGATCGAAGCAAAGGAGGAACGCATGATACAATACAAGGACGTTGCCCTAGAGTTATTACAACAGTTCGACAAGTATGAGTTGATCCAGGTGCCCAGAACGGAGAACACAGACGCTGACATGTTGTCCAAATTGACACAGGAGGCCCCTGAGTACGTGTCTAAGATCGCACGAATTGAAGAGATCGGGTCGCCGAGCATTGATGTTATTGAGGTCCGACCGGTTGAGATAAGCGAGCCAGATTGGATGTACGATTTGAAAAATTACATTGCTAATGGCACCTTACCAGATGACACCACCAGGGCGAAGAAGGTCAGACTGAGAGCACCACGCTTCCAATTGATCGATGGCAAACTCTACAAGCGGTCGTATGGCGGACCGCTCTTGAGGTGTTTGACCAACGATGAGGCCAAGATTGTGAttgaggaagttcatgaaggcatTTGTTCAGCTCACCAAGGACCAAGGACGCTGGCGCAAAAAATCATCCTGCTAGGATACTATTGGCCCTCAATCAACTTGGATTGCGAACAGTACGTTCGGCGATGCGCTACTTGTCAAGAATTTCACCGATTGCCCGGTCGACCAGCCACATATTACCAACCGATCAGCGAGGTAATACCCTTTGCAAGATGGGGAGTTGATTTGATCGGAGCATTCCCAATGGCAGTCGGTCGGAAGAAATATGTGATCGTGGCCATTGATTATTTCACCAAGTGGGTAGAAGCAGAGCACTAG
- the LOC116001190 gene encoding uncharacterized protein LOC116001190, with protein sequence MAEADPPTDVHVADPKRARLTGEKPGLADALARGAFSLPEMFNMLFKMSPPPEDFVNEKTDYVAGQVAHHISQAASGAAELFVRVTVDVTNRDQEIRELKEKVRHLEAHIESLNRYPGSDQFFRDAATLYPSRPADLPALVKSFCSSEDAVAPLLQTLHQDPVGLQALRRVTAWGFHRGKYVMQESVHQALADGIEHWELVRELLPEQIPPPGPEPFSDPPVGSTDPHTADSRSHVP encoded by the exons ATGGCGGAGGCCGACCCGCCTACGGATGTTCATGTTGCCGACCCCAAGAGGGCCCGGCTGACTGGGGAGAAGCCTGGACTCGCTGATGCACTTGCCCGTGGCGCTTTTAGTCTACCAGAGATGTTCAATATGCTTTTCAAGATGAGTCCTCCACCCGAGGACTTTGTCAATGAGAAGACCGACTATGTGGCGGGGCAGGTTGCCCATCACATATCCCAG GCTGCTAGTGGGGCTGCCGAGTTGTTTGTCCGGGTGACTGTCGATGTTACAAATCGTGATCAAGAAATAAGGGAACTCAAGGAGAAAGTAAGGCACCTGGAGGCTCATATTGAATCTCTGAATCGATATCCCGGCTCTGATCAATTCTTTCGGGACGCCGCCACGCTCTACCCATCCCGACCGGCCGATCTGCCTGCCCTGGTCAAGTCTTTTTGCTCGTCTGAAGATGCTGTTGCCCCTCTACTCCAAACACTACATCAGGACCCCGTAGGTCTGCAGGCGCTACGTCGGGTGACCGCCTGGGGTTTCCATCGAGGGAAATATGTTATGCAAGAGTCTGTTCACCAGGCACTCGCAGATGGTATTGAGCATTGGGAGTTGGTCCGTGAATTGCTACCTGAGCAGATTCCTCCACCTGGTCCAGAGCCCTTCAGTGATCCTCCTGTAGGTTCGACCGACCCGCATACTGCTGACTCCCGGAGTCATGTCCCTTAA